A single genomic interval of Lewinellaceae bacterium harbors:
- a CDS encoding protein-L-isoaspartate(D-aspartate) O-methyltransferase has protein sequence MADLYRHRGLRKGLVDALRKKGIDDERILDAIMAIPRHQFLDKAFADWAYKDVPFPIGHEQTISQPFTVAFQTKLLEVKPKDKILEIGTGSGYQACVLVEMGAKVYTIERVEALFHKTNKLLQELGYGMIRTFLKDGFEGLPRFAPFDKILVTCGATDIPQTLKDQVRIGGYMVIPVGSGEAQEMIRLTRLSETEFQKETFGMFRFVPFLKGLEKLR, from the coding sequence TTGGCCGATTTATACCGACATCGTGGGCTGCGTAAAGGTTTGGTCGACGCGCTGCGCAAGAAAGGAATTGATGACGAGCGTATCCTGGATGCTATCATGGCCATACCCCGCCATCAGTTCCTGGATAAAGCATTCGCGGACTGGGCTTATAAGGATGTTCCTTTCCCGATCGGCCACGAGCAAACCATCTCACAGCCCTTTACCGTAGCCTTCCAAACCAAATTGCTGGAAGTCAAACCCAAGGATAAGATCCTGGAAATCGGAACCGGTTCCGGCTACCAGGCATGCGTTCTGGTCGAGATGGGTGCCAAAGTCTACACCATCGAGCGCGTCGAAGCCCTCTTTCACAAGACCAACAAGCTGCTGCAGGAGTTAGGCTATGGGATGATCCGCACTTTCCTTAAGGATGGCTTCGAAGGCCTTCCCCGTTTTGCGCCATTTGATAAAATACTGGTCACCTGTGGTGCAACCGATATCCCGCAGACCCTTAAAGATCAGGTCCGCATCGGAGGATACATGGTTATACCCGTCGGATCTGGAGAGGCACAGGAAATGATCCGGCTGACCCGCCTGAGTGAAACAGAATTTCAGAAAGAAACTTTCGGCATGTTTCGCTTCGTGCCATTTTTGAAAGGATTGGAGAAACTGCGCTGA
- a CDS encoding ATP-binding cassette domain-containing protein, whose protein sequence is MKPLLQITNLTAGIGPVDLVRNITWTIRPGEHWVVRGSTGSGKSSLCSAITGKMHVRQGQIQYPYLGDNPSFDQRRSAVQMVSFTDTSRLFNPVETTHYYQQRYHAFDSEGHLTVREYLQLQGLDTENPEHQKILTSLGIDRLLDREQIKLSSGQTRKLLLVKALLHQPAILILDNACLGLDVGSVRVLYDLLEEVIRHGSISLIMTEPLPYVPGFITHELILHEGTRVDHYPDPPQIPEESQTAINTLIRHFQSTKFSKQPESMVRLEDIHVNYLDASILKRFNWKVLPGEKWALQGPNGVGKSTLLALIYADHPQVYSNNVYLFGQRRGRGDTIWEVKKRIGFSSPELHAYFHSKASALDVILTGLEDRFQLLHPPPKEARQVALVLLIHVGKSELADRPFPTLSTGEQRLVLFLRALIKAPEMLLLDEPYQGLDDVLIQKCNQLIESVLTDRHTLIFITHRKEEIPANVTYQLNLTET, encoded by the coding sequence GTGAAACCATTGCTGCAAATAACAAATCTTACCGCCGGAATTGGCCCGGTCGACCTCGTGCGGAATATCACCTGGACCATCCGGCCCGGCGAACACTGGGTCGTTCGTGGTAGTACCGGCAGTGGCAAATCCAGTCTATGCAGTGCCATCACCGGAAAGATGCATGTTCGTCAGGGACAGATTCAATATCCTTATCTAGGCGATAACCCCAGCTTTGATCAGCGCCGGTCCGCCGTGCAGATGGTTTCATTTACCGACACATCCCGACTTTTCAATCCGGTCGAGACGACCCATTATTACCAGCAACGCTATCATGCCTTTGATTCGGAAGGTCATCTCACTGTCCGGGAATACCTGCAGTTGCAGGGACTGGACACGGAAAATCCGGAACATCAGAAAATCTTAACCTCTTTGGGGATCGACCGGTTGCTGGACCGTGAGCAGATCAAGCTGTCCAGCGGTCAGACGCGCAAATTATTACTGGTCAAAGCGCTCTTGCACCAGCCGGCGATCCTGATTCTGGACAATGCCTGCCTGGGTCTTGACGTTGGCTCCGTCCGCGTGTTGTATGATCTGCTGGAAGAAGTGATCCGGCATGGATCCATTTCCCTGATCATGACCGAACCCCTGCCCTATGTTCCCGGCTTCATCACCCACGAACTGATCCTCCATGAAGGAACCCGGGTAGATCATTACCCTGACCCGCCCCAGATTCCGGAAGAATCTCAGACTGCCATCAATACACTGATCCGTCATTTTCAATCCACAAAGTTTTCCAAGCAACCGGAATCTATGGTGAGACTGGAGGACATCCACGTCAACTATCTGGATGCCAGTATTTTGAAGCGATTTAACTGGAAGGTATTGCCCGGAGAAAAATGGGCGCTGCAGGGTCCCAACGGAGTTGGCAAATCTACCTTATTGGCATTGATCTACGCCGATCATCCGCAAGTCTATAGCAATAATGTGTATCTGTTTGGCCAGCGCCGGGGAAGAGGAGATACCATCTGGGAAGTCAAAAAACGCATCGGCTTCAGTTCACCGGAATTACATGCCTATTTCCACAGCAAAGCGTCCGCGCTGGACGTCATCCTGACCGGCCTGGAGGACCGCTTCCAACTACTTCATCCACCACCAAAAGAAGCCCGTCAGGTCGCCCTGGTCCTTTTAATTCATGTTGGGAAATCTGAACTTGCCGACCGGCCTTTCCCTACCCTTTCGACCGGAGAACAGCGGCTCGTTTTGTTTCTCCGGGCACTGATCAAAGCCCCAGAAATGTTGCTGCTTGATGAGCCTTACCAGGGCCTGGATGATGTGCTGATCCAGAAGTGTAATCAGTTGATTGAGTCCGTTTTGACGGATCGGCATACATTGATCTTTATCACCCACCGGAAGGAAGAAATACCAGCAAACGTGACCTATCAATTGAATCTCACTGAAACCTGA
- a CDS encoding response regulator, which translates to MTNNILTVLRQPGHRLFVTLFFCFYIYSLQAQSELEGLGYPLISKIEIEGLDELPYFSSLTQDDRGVMYFGTTLGILEYDGVTWQKIKITDGDLQQVTGIASDNHGRIYYAGRGVLGYLSRGESGVAEPHSLLDKVPVRNRKFYISSASYLNNSIYFVTDSCLLRWSEGQDSMEVWPGANFRSPLEIENRFIVRQQDVGLLEMTGSQLKFMPGSEQFGTERTNAILPLGNGELLVGSTENRFYTYDGRQFTPFPTEIDGILAEHAMTRCAVLLNGHFAIGTRGAGVFIIDQSGHLLFHVDRKAGIESDDIRGLFLDKNGALWILHQNSVSKIETTSPLTYYDDRMGIEGVVYDASSIGDEMYVGGIVSGYFFDPDSKRFESIPGLNNMVPQIQTFNNQVLVGSSLGLYKAQNNKAIPIRKSIADNFYVQQLLPSNFDSTLLFVALAENIVTMRFKADGSLQLENYLLPAKKSVLCMAEEKPGTIWFSDAVTGTDRLVFPDWPSVKNVQVTHYGPDQGFAEEGQIIEVNGLLYGQSQSAGFSKYHPEVDRFLPDSTFGVNATYLFAGKNGNVYADVKNTRGIAKCTPNGDGTYTIDADPFGPINNAEVWNVYPDPNGKTVWICTTDGLIRYDPTIPIPEPSLFQVIIRKVALPGDSLLTFGQSPSIGYQSNQLSFEYAAPFYVRPKRIKYQTWLEGFEKEWTDWNLRTDREFTSLPPGPYTFHVRAQNIYNQVTEESTYSFTILSPWYSTWWAIALYILAVGLCIWAFLSWRTRNLRSQREKLENTVSERTKELELRVEELAIINQVSQALATQLDSDSLIQMVGNQLQDLFHANIVYVALLDKSTNIINFPYGYGDTFPPLPLGQGLTSQIIISGDPLLLNQDVDSNYDALGIKKIGKIAASYLGVPIPVGKEMIGVLSVQSTQQTNRFNESDKNLLSTIAAGVGVAIHNAALYDEAQQARADAERANEAKSSFLSTVSHELRTPLTSVLGFAKIVKKRLEERVFPALDQTDPKMSRVVEQVGKNMDVITSEGERLTQLINDVLDLAKIEAGKIEWHMEPCRVDSILNRALEATHSLVEQKKLRVQKNISQELPVVMADHNKLIQVVINLLSNAVKFTPKGSITLNAKQEGDHLVISVTDTGIGIAPEDQPKVFEKFKQVGDTLTDKPQGTGLGLPICKEIIEHHGGRLWLESETGKGSTFYFSIPVTEEAKTSIPPMELEALMKQLKERIDQSALKSMPNVNTVLIVDDDPSIRGLLVQELGEAGYQVREAENGKEALEKIRQQKPDLVLLDVMMPEMNGFDVAAILKNDPVTMNIPIIILSIVQDKERGMRIGVDKYLTKPFETEQLIHEVNALLEQGHSRKKIMVVDENTTTVKTLSDVLQARGYQVVESNGSELLEKAKSILPDVIILRSASGEQQDIVKSLRFEKGMEHVVFLVYQ; encoded by the coding sequence ATGACCAATAACATCCTGACTGTCTTACGGCAGCCTGGCCATAGGCTATTTGTTACTCTTTTTTTCTGCTTTTATATTTATTCCCTGCAGGCGCAATCCGAACTGGAGGGCCTTGGCTATCCATTGATCTCCAAGATCGAAATCGAGGGTCTGGATGAGTTGCCTTACTTTTCTTCACTCACCCAGGATGACCGTGGTGTCATGTATTTCGGAACCACCCTGGGTATCCTCGAGTACGATGGGGTGACCTGGCAGAAAATCAAGATTACGGATGGAGACCTTCAGCAGGTGACTGGAATAGCAAGCGACAATCATGGGAGGATCTATTATGCTGGTCGTGGTGTGCTTGGCTATTTATCCCGTGGTGAATCCGGGGTTGCGGAACCCCATTCGCTCCTGGATAAAGTCCCGGTCCGAAACCGGAAGTTTTATATATCCTCTGCGAGCTATCTGAATAACAGCATTTATTTTGTCACAGATTCGTGTTTGTTGCGCTGGAGTGAAGGCCAGGACTCCATGGAAGTATGGCCCGGAGCTAACTTTCGCAGCCCGCTGGAAATCGAAAATCGCTTCATCGTGCGGCAACAGGATGTCGGCCTGCTTGAGATGACCGGCAGCCAACTGAAATTCATGCCTGGCAGTGAACAATTTGGCACTGAACGTACAAACGCAATCCTGCCGTTGGGTAATGGCGAACTTTTGGTTGGTAGTACGGAGAATCGCTTTTATACATACGATGGACGGCAATTTACTCCTTTCCCTACCGAGATTGACGGCATTCTTGCGGAACATGCTATGACCCGTTGTGCCGTTTTACTCAATGGCCACTTTGCCATTGGTACACGAGGAGCCGGGGTGTTTATTATTGATCAGTCCGGGCATCTGCTCTTTCATGTGGATCGTAAAGCGGGCATCGAATCAGACGATATCCGTGGATTGTTTCTGGATAAAAATGGAGCGCTCTGGATCCTGCATCAAAACTCGGTATCGAAAATTGAGACCACTTCTCCTCTTACTTATTACGATGACCGCATGGGCATTGAAGGCGTTGTCTATGATGCGTCTTCGATCGGTGATGAAATGTATGTCGGTGGAATTGTATCCGGATATTTTTTTGATCCGGATAGCAAGCGTTTTGAATCCATTCCCGGTCTGAATAACATGGTTCCGCAAATCCAGACCTTTAATAATCAAGTATTGGTCGGCAGTTCACTTGGACTGTACAAGGCCCAGAACAATAAAGCAATTCCCATTCGCAAGAGCATTGCTGATAATTTTTACGTCCAACAGTTGTTACCCAGCAATTTCGATTCGACCTTATTGTTTGTTGCCCTCGCCGAGAATATTGTCACCATGCGTTTCAAAGCAGATGGAAGCTTGCAGCTTGAAAATTACCTCTTACCGGCAAAAAAGTCCGTCCTCTGTATGGCGGAGGAGAAGCCGGGGACCATCTGGTTCAGCGATGCGGTGACTGGAACCGACCGTCTGGTCTTTCCGGATTGGCCGTCGGTAAAAAATGTTCAGGTAACCCATTACGGACCAGACCAGGGATTTGCCGAGGAAGGCCAGATCATTGAAGTGAACGGCCTCCTCTACGGGCAGTCTCAATCAGCCGGATTTTCCAAATATCATCCGGAGGTGGACCGCTTTCTGCCGGACAGCACATTCGGAGTTAATGCGACTTATCTCTTCGCCGGTAAAAATGGCAACGTCTATGCTGACGTCAAGAACACCCGCGGTATTGCGAAATGCACACCCAATGGTGATGGAACTTATACGATCGACGCAGACCCGTTTGGCCCGATCAACAACGCAGAAGTTTGGAATGTCTACCCCGACCCAAATGGTAAAACCGTCTGGATTTGTACGACAGATGGCTTGATCCGCTACGACCCCACCATTCCGATTCCAGAGCCATCCTTGTTCCAGGTGATCATTCGGAAAGTAGCCTTACCAGGGGATTCATTGCTGACCTTCGGCCAGTCACCCAGCATCGGCTATCAGTCCAATCAATTGTCTTTCGAATACGCGGCTCCTTTTTATGTCCGTCCAAAACGCATAAAATATCAGACATGGCTCGAAGGATTTGAAAAGGAATGGACCGATTGGAATTTGCGGACCGACCGCGAGTTTACCAGCCTGCCTCCCGGTCCCTACACGTTTCATGTCCGGGCGCAGAATATTTACAATCAGGTGACCGAAGAATCTACGTATTCGTTTACCATTTTGTCCCCCTGGTACAGTACCTGGTGGGCTATTGCCCTTTACATTTTGGCAGTTGGTCTGTGTATTTGGGCCTTTCTCAGTTGGCGGACACGCAATCTGCGCTCACAGCGTGAAAAGCTGGAAAATACCGTATCTGAACGCACCAAAGAACTGGAGTTGCGTGTCGAAGAGCTTGCGATCATCAACCAGGTCAGTCAGGCCCTGGCCACCCAGCTGGATTCCGATTCTTTGATTCAGATGGTTGGCAATCAGTTGCAGGACTTATTCCATGCCAACATTGTTTATGTGGCATTGCTCGACAAAAGCACTAATATCATCAATTTCCCCTATGGCTATGGAGACACCTTCCCACCTCTTCCATTGGGCCAGGGACTCACCTCCCAAATCATCATTTCCGGAGATCCCCTCTTACTGAATCAGGATGTGGATAGTAATTACGATGCATTGGGGATTAAGAAAATCGGTAAAATAGCAGCTTCCTATCTGGGCGTCCCCATCCCGGTCGGTAAGGAGATGATCGGTGTTCTCAGTGTACAGAGTACCCAACAAACCAACCGGTTTAACGAATCCGACAAGAATTTGCTCAGCACCATCGCCGCAGGCGTAGGCGTGGCCATTCATAATGCAGCCCTTTACGATGAAGCACAGCAGGCACGTGCTGATGCCGAGCGCGCCAATGAAGCCAAGAGTTCTTTCCTTTCCACCGTCAGCCATGAGCTCAGGACGCCGCTGACATCCGTTCTCGGTTTTGCAAAAATTGTCAAAAAACGGTTGGAAGAGCGCGTTTTTCCGGCCCTGGATCAGACCGATCCTAAAATGTCCCGTGTCGTCGAGCAGGTGGGTAAAAACATGGACGTTATCACCAGCGAGGGGGAACGCCTCACCCAGCTGATCAATGATGTCCTCGACCTCGCCAAAATCGAAGCCGGAAAAATCGAATGGCATATGGAACCCTGCCGCGTGGATTCCATCCTGAACCGCGCGTTGGAAGCCACTCATTCCCTGGTGGAACAAAAAAAGCTTCGTGTCCAGAAAAACATTTCCCAAGAACTGCCTGTGGTAATGGCAGATCACAATAAACTGATCCAGGTCGTAATCAACCTGCTCTCCAATGCGGTCAAATTTACCCCAAAAGGAAGCATTACGCTGAACGCAAAACAGGAAGGGGACCATCTGGTTATCAGTGTGACAGACACCGGAATCGGTATTGCACCCGAAGACCAGCCCAAAGTATTTGAAAAATTCAAACAGGTTGGCGACACCTTAACCGATAAGCCACAGGGCACGGGATTGGGCTTGCCGATTTGCAAAGAAATCATCGAACATCACGGCGGGCGACTGTGGTTGGAAAGTGAAACCGGAAAAGGAAGTACCTTCTACTTCTCCATCCCGGTCACCGAGGAAGCGAAGACCAGTATACCACCTATGGAACTGGAAGCCCTGATGAAGCAACTGAAGGAACGCATCGATCAGTCGGCGCTTAAATCCATGCCCAATGTCAACACCGTTTTGATCGTCGATGACGACCCTTCCATCCGGGGGCTGCTGGTACAGGAACTCGGAGAAGCCGGATACCAGGTGAGGGAAGCCGAAAATGGCAAGGAAGCTCTGGAGAAAATCCGGCAGCAGAAGCCGGACCTGGTATTGCTCGATGTCATGATGCCGGAAATGAATGGCTTTGATGTAGCCGCGATCTTAAAAAACGACCCGGTTACCATGAACATACCGATCATTATCCTCTCCATCGTACAGGACAAAGAGCGCGGAATGCGGATCGGCGTCGATAAATACCTGACCAAACCATTTGAAACCGAACAGCTGATCCACGAGGTCAATGCCCTCCTGGAACAAGGCCATTCACGCAAGAAAATTATGGTGGTGGATGAAAATACCACCACCGTCAAAACCCTATCCGATGTACTGCAGGCCCGTGGCTATCAGGTGGTCGAATCCAATGGATCCGAATTACTAGAGAAAGCCAAATCCATCCTTCCGGATGTGATCATCCTGCGTTCCGCTTCCGGTGAGCAACAGGACATTGTCAAATCCCTGCGCTTTGAAAAAGGGATGGAACACGTCGTCTTCCTGGTCTACCAATAA
- a CDS encoding response regulator, giving the protein MPRKLLIADDEVHIRMLLEQTLEDLEDEGIELLQARNGEEAIEIIQAEHPQLVFLDYNMPKMTGVDVCHRIKKELGMTDIYIVLLTGKGQDTDRKEGLSAGADRYLTKPFDPGAVLSLAGEIFDL; this is encoded by the coding sequence ATGCCACGTAAACTCCTGATTGCCGATGATGAAGTACACATACGAATGTTGCTGGAGCAGACGCTCGAAGACCTCGAGGATGAAGGGATCGAGTTATTGCAGGCACGCAATGGTGAGGAAGCCATAGAGATCATCCAGGCGGAACATCCGCAATTGGTTTTCCTGGATTACAACATGCCTAAGATGACCGGAGTGGACGTCTGCCACCGGATCAAAAAAGAACTGGGGATGACGGATATCTATATCGTACTGCTGACCGGGAAGGGACAGGATACGGATCGCAAGGAAGGCCTGTCAGCCGGGGCAGACCGCTACCTGACCAAACCTTTCGACCCGGGGGCTGTGCTCTCTCTGGCCGGAGAAATATTTGACCTCTAA
- a CDS encoding response regulator: MEKKLLIVDDEAHIRMLLEQTLEELEDEGVTILQATNGQEALDIIKSETPNLVFLDVMMPLMNGLDVCRKVKKELNLDQVYIVLLTAKGQEMDRQLGMDVGADKYMTKPFDPDALFDLATEVLNV; the protein is encoded by the coding sequence ATGGAAAAGAAACTATTGATCGTTGATGACGAAGCCCACATCCGGATGTTGCTGGAACAAACGCTGGAAGAACTCGAAGATGAAGGCGTGACCATCCTGCAGGCTACCAACGGCCAGGAAGCCCTGGATATCATCAAAAGTGAAACACCAAATCTGGTCTTCCTGGATGTCATGATGCCACTGATGAATGGCCTGGATGTGTGCCGTAAGGTGAAGAAAGAATTAAACCTCGACCAGGTCTACATTGTCCTGCTGACAGCTAAAGGCCAGGAGATGGACCGGCAGCTAGGGATGGATGTTGGCGCCGACAAATACATGACGAAGCCCTTCGACCCGGATGCGCTATTTGATCTGGCCACCGAGGTATTGAACGTTTAA